Genomic window (Vigna unguiculata cultivar IT97K-499-35 chromosome 10, ASM411807v1, whole genome shotgun sequence):
ACTATCAAGTGGAACAGAATAAAAGTTCTAACTTGACCTTTGGCATATTGCAGTGCTGATGCAATAGAACGAGCTTGGAAGATTGTGGAACAGATTCCTGGTAGAGCAACGGGTGCATATAGCCACAGTCAGGTACCTATTGGGATATCAAATATGGTTTATTTCTATGCTATAAGAGGCAGGGCCATGAAATTGTTCATATTTCCATGTCAGGGTGTCAAGGGTCTGCGTGATACAATAGCTGCTGGAATTGAAGAGCGTGATGGTTTTCCTGCCAATCCTGATGACATTTTCATGACAGATGGCGCAAGCCCTGCAGTATGTCTCTACTTTGCCGTTGATATTTACTATATGGTTTTAGATGATTATGAGAGTTTGTTTCATTTATAATCTgaataagttttaaaaacaattatttctttgttttcaggTCCATAATATGATGCAACTACTCATTAGGTCGGAAAATGATGCTATTTTGTGTCCCATTCCACAGTATCCTCTATACTCAGCCTCAATTGCCCTCCATGGTGGCTTCTTGGTAGTTTTTTCTCCATACAATTGCataatgcaaaatttaatttggtcaATGTTTTGatgcttttcttttttatgatgtttgttGGTTGTATGTGCCATCTTTGAAAggacaaataagaaaaatggtCTATGTAAAAGTTTACATAATACTTTGGTTGGAGTATTAGTTTAACTTTGGTATTTTTTTCTAAAGGTACCTTATTATCTAAATGAAGCAAGCGGTTGGGGATTGGAAATACCTGAACTCAAGAAGCAATTGGACGCTGCCAAGTCTAAGGGCATCAATGTTAGGGCTTTAGTTGTTATAAATCCTGGAAATCCAACGGGGCAGGTGAGCTACTAATAAATTATGTAGTATTGGGGTTAATAATTACTTACAACTCTTACaagttatttttagtttatttcaatttttatggtCAAATTGATATGTGATGAAAGCTTAGTTAAGTTTTTAATTAGCTGTCTGATATAATCTCTCGTGTGATATAATCAAATCTTGATATTGAATGTTGCTTAATGCTTAGAAAGCAgagtttttttgttaaatttggtAACATGGATTTTCTGTCATGCCTCCAGGTTCTTTCTGAGGAAAATCAGCGCCATATAGTAGATTTTGCCAAGCAAGAAGGTTTGGTTCTTTTAGCTGATGAGGTAAATGGATCACTATTGAAAATCTTAGacacaattaaatttatttaaaacatggTTGCACTTCATGAATCTAGGGAATGAAGGTTACTAGATCCTAGccaatctttttttttgtcacaACATATATCAAGAAAATGTATGACATATACCATGACAATCATAATACTACTCTGATGCATGAACTTCATTTTGAAGGTATATCAAGAAAATGTTTATGTCCCTGAGAAGAAATTTCACTCATTCAAGAAGGTGGCTCGGTCCATGGGATATGGTGAGAAAGACATCACTTTAGTATCCTTTCAATCAGTCTCCAAAGGTAAGTTGGTACAAAGTTTATAATAACAATACAGAATAGAATTTTATGCTAATAAAGGATCAATATTGATGGAAGATTCCTTTTTCTTTGACCTTAGGCTACCATGGGGAGTGTGGGAAACGAGGAGGTTATATGGAGGTGACTGGCTTTTCTGCAGAAGTGAGGGAACAAATATATAAAGTGGCATCTGTCAACCTTTGCTCTAATATCTCTGGTCAAATTCTTGCAAGCTTGGTCATGAGTCCACCTAAGGTTAACTCCTTGCATCTTCTAAGTCTAATTTCTTTTTGGGGGAATATTTCTTTAGTTTGAATAATTCAAAGAACATTGAATACAACCTAGAATTAACATATCTGGAGTACCCTTAATTCGTGTTTGGTAAATTGACTTAGCTTGAACTTTAACCATAAAAAATTGCCATTTTGTTCATTCCATTGCTAGTTTGATATTAATGATGCCTTTCATACTCAATATTCAATGATTTTCTGCAGGTTGGAGACGAGTCCTATGAATCATTCATGGCTGAGAGGGGAAATATTCTGGCATCGCTTGCTAGGCGTGCAAAGGTTAGTTACCTaggaaataatttgaaatagtaAAATCAACCAACAACATTTTAATTCTCTTTCAAGAGTAATATTTTAGAACATCTCCAAGGAACCCTTCCTCCCAATGCATGCAAGGATTTGATTAACATAGTTTTATACTTTCTCATTTTGAAAGGCTCTCACACTGTGGAAATGCCTACCATATTCCctagaataaatatttacaattttagaaTCCCATTATCACTTTTATCAAGAACCTTAACCAATTAATCTTTACTTTCTGTCGCCAATTCAATGTTAACAGACACTAGAAGATGCATTCAACAAGCTAGAGGGTGTAACATGCAACAAAGCAGAAGGGGCTATGTATCTGTTTCCCCAAATTCGTCTATCCCAAAAGGCTATCAAAGCTGCAGGGGAGGCAAAAACTGCACCTGATAACTTCTATTGCAAGCGCTTGCTTAATGCTACAGGAGTAGTAGTTGTTCCTGGTTCTGGTTTTGGACAGGTTAGTTTATGTTTTATCTTTTGTAGCATTTTCCATCTTTTTGGTAATAATTTGTAAACTGATTGTATTGGTAAATTGTTGTTTTCTTGCAAGGTTCCTGGCACATGGCATTTCAGATGCACCATTTTGCCACAAGAAGAAAAGATTCCAGCCATTGTTTCCCGTTTGACAGAGTTCCATAAGAAATTCATGGATGAGTTCCGTGACTAAGTCCTGCTTCTATTTCATCCCTAAACACAGAGGGTACCCAATTGAAACTTGATGAGAATGGATTTTGCAGAAATAGGACATTTTGTTTTCTGGAATAAATTTGTTGTTAGCTCCACTTATACATGTGGAAGCATATTTGGATTTTTCTCCATTCTTGTGCTTCTTTGCATTATTAGATCTTATTCCTGTATTACctctttttaattgaataaactTTTTTCGAACCAACAACCTTCAAGTcataatattttgaaacataaaccttaatttaagataataatacCACTGTTGCATTTTTGCATACTTTAAATGGTTTTCAAGTGATTAATTTGTAGTCATTATCCTAAATGATGAAAAGGGTATTTGGAAAGTTGGAAACTTTATCTCTCTGTTTACCATTGGCTTCTCTGGTTGGCAGTAATTGTCTCTGTTCACGTAACCTTATGACGGAAGAAATCTGAAAAGCAGGGACAGCTTTTATTATTTGCATGTCAACTTTGGATTTTTTCATCTCAAATCCAAATACAAAACGACACAACCATCACAACAAAACAACTGCAAAAACAACAAATCCACATCGTTTCGGATCCATTGTGTTGTCCTATGAGTTTGACATACACTGAATATTGCATGGACTCTCATTCCGCAAAATTTTTCCATTTGAATTTATCACTCCTTTCGTcctaaaattaattagttttttgaataaaaaaattaaagcgGTTTCAGTTTGTACATATTGGGAGAAAGGGATACTTCTAAGTGGGCATCTTGAAGTCTTGAAGTGACGAATAAGTCCCAGCATGCGAAGTATACCAATATAAGGTCCGAATATACTTCGGCGCAGGAGATTCTATAACACACGAATATTGAAGGAGCCGTAATAACCTCGGCATTTAGGGGAGAAGACACCTCTACCAAGTGAACTACGGTAAGTACTGGAGAAATTAGGAATGATAAGCTATTAAGAGTAATTAAATGCAATTAGTGAAACTTAAACCTACCAGGCAGCGGAAATCCTAGGCCCATAGGGTTTGGCCCATTAAAGTAGTATAAAAGGCACTGTTCACGAGGTCATGCTATTTTTTACTATAGTAGTTATTTATTGCTCTGACactgacttgagcgtcggagtgACTTTGCAGGCCCCCTGCCAA
Coding sequences:
- the LOC114167113 gene encoding alanine aminotransferase 2-like, which produces MRRTAADRFRHLFNRSFLLHRHRHHHHNHNHPPFPASSSLSSRSPFSPYRFFFSTPFSSMASDSPFPVTAQNINPKVLKCEYAVRGEVVTLAQNLQKDLLANPGSHPFDEILYCNIGNPQSLGQPPITFFREVLALTDHPAILDKSETQGLFSADAIERAWKIVEQIPGRATGAYSHSQGVKGLRDTIAAGIEERDGFPANPDDIFMTDGASPAVHNMMQLLIRSENDAILCPIPQYPLYSASIALHGGFLVPYYLNEASGWGLEIPELKKQLDAAKSKGINVRALVVINPGNPTGQVLSEENQRHIVDFAKQEGLVLLADEVYQENVYVPEKKFHSFKKVARSMGYGEKDITLVSFQSVSKGYHGECGKRGGYMEVTGFSAEVREQIYKVASVNLCSNISGQILASLVMSPPKVGDESYESFMAERGNILASLARRAKTLEDAFNKLEGVTCNKAEGAMYLFPQIRLSQKAIKAAGEAKTAPDNFYCKRLLNATGVVVVPGSGFGQVPGTWHFRCTILPQEEKIPAIVSRLTEFHKKFMDEFRD